A region from the Isachenkonia alkalipeptolytica genome encodes:
- a CDS encoding tRNA 2-thiocytidine biosynthesis TtcA family protein has product MTEFEGAACGQIMPEESRKPLGEIEKLMITKYRKKLWTKFIKGVKDYQLIQSGDKIAVAISGGKDSLVMAKLFQELRKNGIANFDLEFIAMDPGYHPSIKELLVDNCKHLNIPLHIFEYQVFEIAQEKAKDYPCYICAKMRRGALYAKAKELGCNKVALGHHYNDVIETTMLNLFYTGNFKTMLPKLKAQNFDNMELIRPMYLIEEKDITAFTENSGIWPLNCACMVASKKIGSKREEMKTFIENMKETFPHVDRKIFRAGHNVNMDCIIGWQKDGEKHSYLEEYDKM; this is encoded by the coding sequence ATGACAGAATTTGAAGGGGCCGCTTGCGGGCAGATTATGCCCGAGGAAAGTCGAAAACCCCTGGGAGAAATAGAAAAATTAATGATTACCAAATACCGAAAAAAGCTTTGGACCAAGTTTATTAAAGGGGTGAAGGATTATCAGCTGATTCAATCCGGGGATAAAATCGCCGTGGCCATATCCGGGGGAAAGGATAGTCTTGTAATGGCGAAGCTTTTTCAGGAACTACGGAAAAACGGGATTGCTAATTTCGATTTGGAGTTTATTGCCATGGACCCGGGGTATCATCCAAGTATTAAGGAACTGTTGGTGGATAATTGTAAGCATTTAAATATTCCGCTGCATATTTTTGAGTATCAAGTCTTTGAAATTGCCCAGGAAAAAGCCAAGGACTATCCCTGTTATATCTGTGCCAAGATGCGCCGGGGGGCCCTTTATGCCAAGGCGAAGGAACTGGGATGCAATAAAGTGGCTCTGGGACATCATTATAATGATGTAATTGAAACCACGATGTTAAACCTGTTTTATACAGGGAATTTCAAAACCATGTTGCCGAAGCTGAAGGCCCAGAATTTTGACAATATGGAACTGATCCGGCCCATGTATTTAATCGAGGAAAAAGACATCACGGCCTTTACGGAAAACAGCGGGATTTGGCCTCTTAACTGTGCCTGCATGGTGGCATCGAAAAAAATCGGTAGCAAACGGGAAGAGATGAAGACCTTTATCGAGAATATGAAAGAAACCTTTCCCCATGTGGATCGAAAGATTTTTCGGGCAGGACACAATGTGAATATGGACTGCATCATCGGTTGGCAGAAAGACGGAGAAAAGCATTCCTATTTAGAAGAGTACGATAAGATGTAA